CATTGCTCGCTCTTTGTTGTAGTCGGTGCGATTCATGTTGGAGAACATACATGGCACGGAAAGCGCGGTGTAAGTGCCACATGAGGAAACATGCTCAAACGAAATTAAGCCCAGTGATTGTGTATAGGGTTGGGTATTACGACCGTAACCATTATCAATAAAGTTCATAGCACGAGCGGTTTCACCAAGGACAATGACCATTAGCGTGGGTTTGCCATTTTGCGTGGCTTCTAGGGTCGCATCTGTGCCTTGGGACTTATATGGCAGGGTGGTAGTGAAGTAGAGCTTATTCAAATAACGAACGCCGCTATAGATGTGCCCTGGAATGATCATGCGATTAAGGTACTTATTGTTACGACCCACCGAGGCGTAGTTTTTATATTGAGTCGCCGCAACAGCCGATACACCACATGCCCCAATAACCACAATGCACAAGCGAGAGGCCAATGCTATTTTCCATGAACGCTGTGGTTTAATTTTAACCATCATAAGTAATAGAGATGGAATCAGGCCAAACCCCAGTAGGTAAAGGGTAGAGGTCATGTTGGTGTAGAAAGAAATTTCAGAGCTGTTGGTCTCAAAAACACTTTCCATCATGGTCATATCAAAGAGCGTATGAAAATTCACTTCCGCATAGAGCGCAGCTGCGGAAGTGAGCAAGACAAACACCATGAAGGGTTTGAATACATAACGCCATGCGAACAACGAAAAAATAATCAGGAACGCACTTATCAGCAGCAGTGGTGCTGAGTAAAAAAACAGTAAGTCTTGAACGTTTTGGCTCAAGCCAAACAATGCT
This genomic window from Vibrio tritonius contains:
- a CDS encoding phosphoethanolamine transferase; protein product: MPTLILVSAVYFGTVMNYPVLKALFGLSQNVQDLLFFYSAPLLLISAFLIIFSLFAWRYVFKPFMVFVLLTSAAALYAEVNFHTLFDMTMMESVFETNSSEISFYTNMTSTLYLLGFGLIPSLLLMMVKIKPQRSWKIALASRLCIVVIGACGVSAVAATQYKNYASVGRNNKYLNRMIIPGHIYSGVRYLNKLYFTTTLPYKSQGTDATLEATQNGKPTLMVIVLGETARAMNFIDNGYGRNTQPYTQSLGLISFEHVSSCGTYTALSVPCMFSNMNRTDYNKERAMTQDNVLNVMQHAGVKVLWIDNDGGSKGVANNLPNQSIDTSLKDQDCNGSTCFDEIMLKKAQTFIHQDKQNKVLVLHTIGSHGPTYFQRYPTAYAPFQPACNRSDIENCSDQEIKNVYDNTLVYTDFVLSQVIQELKGLSSQYNVMMTYISDHGESLGENGLYLHGTPYSIAPKEQTHVPWLLWMPKQYAEQKHLNIQCLQNVAKQASLSHDNLFHSLLGLYGISTQVDDTKLDITHGCKQAS